One Robbsia sp. KACC 23696 DNA segment encodes these proteins:
- a CDS encoding AMP-binding protein, which translates to MSRLQPLHRVYCWRPDAGMPPASSPSAYPTFAPDTPLCLDRARGHGAPLLTRGDFAIAGRQVHDWILGHPTRCDRTDDARVSGAAAARVLIYLDDPFDFLCALFGTLAAGCMPVLPAHDAPAYWDALAAADAYDLTLTAEKYAGLTARRDPHRDTVFANCLIDPQARLTLFTSGSTGAPKPVHKTLAQLDAEVQSYAVQWGDRFDQAVFQASVPHHHIYGMTFFLLWPLAAGGVFDRMRCTGPGDWCHAGMPVQTRLRDGRADASDASDASDASIAKAVRRVIVSTPPQLARWPGLSGFDAPLERADAYAFLSAGAALSRETAHAYLRVFGAAPVEVYGSTETGAIATRQQRADASGDRWLPLPGQIVWRTEDGTLAVRSPHLRAGDDSALARDGYVTADAVTFGDADADVDADAAGGSVASGTTPFLLGGRVDRIAKVSGKRVSLPEIEMALGSHPMVDQAAAVTLMRSSADTPHRRERIGILIVLREVGSGVLFEQGRAAVIRILRLFLAAHVDPAAVPHYWRFVAALPFDQRGKLPAIALRAAFATTSAMPEVLSYAHAVAVDRPDAPRRWRYTMRIAASLIQFEGHFPMQPILPGVAQLHWAVQFAQRHVVALARMRSVEQLKFTTPIMPGATLTLTLTDDVARHRVAFVYEANGRSCATGLLCYGMEKRTEHAGIVTGDAGVSAQAQARPEAAG; encoded by the coding sequence ATGAGCCGCTTGCAGCCGCTGCATCGCGTCTATTGCTGGAGGCCCGACGCGGGCATGCCTCCGGCCTCGTCGCCGTCGGCGTACCCGACGTTTGCGCCCGATACGCCACTTTGTCTGGACCGAGCGCGTGGGCACGGGGCGCCGCTGTTGACGCGGGGCGATTTCGCCATCGCGGGGCGGCAGGTGCACGATTGGATCCTGGGCCATCCGACACGGTGCGATCGCACCGACGATGCACGCGTCAGCGGTGCCGCGGCGGCGCGGGTCCTGATCTATCTGGACGATCCCTTCGATTTTTTGTGCGCCTTGTTCGGCACGCTGGCGGCCGGCTGCATGCCGGTGCTGCCCGCACACGATGCGCCGGCTTATTGGGATGCCCTCGCGGCGGCGGATGCGTACGATCTGACGTTGACGGCCGAGAAGTACGCCGGGCTTACCGCGCGGCGCGATCCGCATCGCGACACCGTCTTCGCCAATTGCCTCATCGATCCGCAGGCCCGTTTGACGTTGTTCACGTCAGGCAGTACCGGCGCACCCAAGCCGGTGCACAAGACGCTCGCACAGCTGGATGCCGAGGTGCAAAGCTATGCGGTGCAGTGGGGCGACCGATTCGATCAGGCAGTTTTCCAAGCCAGCGTCCCGCATCATCATATTTATGGGATGACGTTTTTCCTGCTCTGGCCGCTGGCCGCGGGGGGCGTTTTCGATCGCATGCGTTGCACCGGACCGGGCGATTGGTGTCATGCCGGCATGCCGGTGCAAACGCGCCTGCGCGACGGCAGGGCGGATGCGTCGGATGCATCGGATGCGTCGGATGCGTCGATCGCGAAAGCGGTTCGGCGCGTCATCGTGTCGACGCCGCCGCAATTGGCGCGATGGCCGGGGCTGTCGGGTTTCGACGCGCCGCTGGAACGGGCCGACGCCTATGCCTTCCTGTCCGCCGGCGCGGCTTTGTCGCGCGAGACGGCGCATGCGTATCTGAGGGTATTCGGCGCGGCACCTGTCGAGGTGTATGGCAGTACCGAAACCGGCGCGATCGCGACGCGACAGCAGCGCGCGGATGCGTCCGGAGATCGATGGCTGCCGCTGCCCGGGCAGATCGTCTGGCGCACCGAGGACGGCACGCTGGCGGTGCGATCGCCGCACCTCCGCGCGGGCGATGACAGCGCGCTCGCGCGCGACGGCTACGTGACGGCCGATGCCGTCACCTTCGGCGATGCCGATGCCGATGTCGATGCCGATGCCGCCGGCGGGAGCGTTGCTTCCGGCACGACCCCGTTCCTGCTGGGCGGCCGCGTCGATCGTATCGCAAAGGTATCGGGCAAACGCGTGTCCTTGCCGGAAATCGAGATGGCCTTGGGGTCGCACCCGATGGTCGACCAAGCCGCGGCGGTGACATTGATGAGATCGTCCGCCGATACGCCGCACCGGCGCGAACGCATCGGCATCCTGATCGTCTTGCGCGAGGTGGGAAGTGGCGTGCTGTTCGAGCAGGGGCGGGCGGCTGTGATACGCATACTGCGTCTGTTTCTGGCCGCGCACGTCGATCCGGCGGCGGTGCCGCACTATTGGCGTTTCGTGGCGGCGCTCCCGTTCGATCAGCGCGGCAAATTGCCGGCGATAGCACTGCGGGCCGCGTTCGCGACCACGTCGGCGATGCCGGAGGTCTTGTCCTACGCGCACGCGGTGGCTGTCGATAGACCGGATGCCCCGCGGCGATGGCGCTATACGATGCGGATCGCGGCATCGTTGATTCAATTCGAAGGACATTTTCCGATGCAGCCGATTCTGCCCGGCGTCGCGCAACTGCATTGGGCCGTGCAGTTCGCGCAACGTCATGTTGTGGCGCTTGCGAGAATGCGGTCCGTCGAGCAATTGAAGTTCACGACGCCGATCATGCCGGGCGCGACGTTGACGCTGACCTTGACGGACGATGTCGCGCGACATCGCGTGGCGTTCGTCTACGAAGCGAATGGTCGGTCCTGCGCCACCGGGCTGCTGTGCTATGGGATGGAAAAACGGACCGAGCACGCCGGCATCGTAACCGGTGATGCCGGCGTGTCGGCGCAGGCGCAGGCGCGGCCGGAGGCGGCAGGCTGA
- a CDS encoding acyl carrier protein, with product MTEQEILDRIRDIFEENFDIAPSRVTIDAHLFTDLDLDSIDAVDLAIKLQEMTGRRLQPEEFKSVRTVGDVVRAVESLLAAQQ from the coding sequence GTGACCGAGCAGGAAATCCTCGATCGCATTCGCGATATTTTCGAAGAGAACTTCGATATTGCGCCGTCCCGTGTGACGATCGACGCGCATTTGTTCACCGACCTCGACCTTGACAGCATCGATGCGGTGGACCTCGCCATCAAGCTGCAGGAAATGACGGGCCGACGCTTGCAGCCCGAAGAATTCAAATCGGTGCGGACGGTGGGCGATGTCGTGCGCGCGGTGGAATCGTTGCTTGCAGCCCAGCAATGA
- a CDS encoding phosphopantetheine-binding protein, with translation MDTLKFELKQLLIDALDLEDMSPADIDDDAPLFESDGIGLDSIDALEVGIVLRKHYGLTIAANDESTHRHFRSISTLAAMIAAAQADGTAKGADVARAGGNGEPS, from the coding sequence ATGGATACATTGAAATTTGAATTGAAACAGTTGTTGATCGATGCGTTGGATCTCGAGGATATGAGCCCGGCCGACATCGACGATGACGCACCGTTGTTCGAGTCCGATGGCATCGGCTTGGATTCCATCGACGCATTGGAGGTCGGCATCGTGCTGCGCAAGCATTACGGTCTGACGATCGCCGCCAACGATGAAAGCACGCATCGTCATTTCCGATCCATTTCGACTCTTGCCGCGATGATCGCGGCCGCGCAGGCCGACGGCACCGCGAAGGGCGCCGATGTGGCACGTGCAGGCGGTAACGGAGAACCATCGTGA
- a CDS encoding lysophospholipid acyltransferase family protein, whose translation MHDDRPLPGGRLDRWWRLLATGLAFVVFGISGGFFSVCFLPLMLLWPHRSSRQRAVTFGIHCFFRYLVAVLGRLRVMYVDVQGAERLRRLGPRIVVANHPTYLDVMVLLSMTPRACCVVKNAHWRNPCFWGIVRAASYVSNADPEALIRDGAKQLSRGYTVIVFPEGTRSPGPDRLHAFSRGFAHMALHAGAEIQPVLLHCAPAAFTKRMRWYDVPTKAFTLYVRMLDVLTPQQQMAAQRDDTTRPPSVALAARRLTASVETLMYQRLKDHGYIEI comes from the coding sequence ATGCATGACGACCGGCCTTTGCCGGGAGGGCGATTGGACCGGTGGTGGCGCCTGCTTGCGACGGGTCTCGCTTTTGTCGTTTTTGGTATAAGCGGCGGGTTTTTCTCCGTGTGTTTTTTACCGTTGATGCTATTGTGGCCGCATCGATCGTCGCGGCAACGGGCGGTGACATTCGGCATCCATTGTTTTTTTCGCTATCTCGTCGCCGTCTTGGGACGGCTGCGCGTCATGTATGTGGATGTGCAGGGCGCGGAACGTTTGCGACGGCTTGGACCGCGCATTGTGGTGGCGAACCATCCCACCTATCTCGATGTGATGGTGCTGCTGTCGATGACGCCGCGCGCCTGCTGCGTAGTGAAGAACGCGCATTGGCGAAATCCGTGTTTTTGGGGCATCGTCCGCGCCGCGTCCTACGTCAGCAATGCCGATCCGGAGGCCTTGATTCGAGACGGTGCGAAGCAGCTTTCGCGGGGCTATACGGTCATCGTGTTTCCGGAGGGAACGCGCAGTCCGGGGCCGGATCGCCTGCATGCCTTTTCGCGGGGATTCGCGCATATGGCCCTGCATGCAGGCGCCGAGATTCAGCCGGTGTTGCTGCACTGTGCGCCAGCGGCATTCACGAAACGCATGCGCTGGTATGACGTGCCGACGAAAGCGTTCACGCTGTACGTGCGAATGCTCGACGTATTGACACCGCAGCAGCAGATGGCGGCACAGAGGGATGACACGACCAGGCCCCCCTCGGTGGCCCTGGCGGCACGACGCTTGACCGCGTCGGTCGAGACACTGATGTATCAGCGCTTGAAGGATCATGGATACATTGAAATTTGA
- a CDS encoding beta-ketoacyl synthase chain length factor — MTDLHWIVPVARWAAVPAATKAATGLEFVDPMLRRRLSNLSRMALLAAATCLKDSPISKHSNAAGEGVASATVATERATKGVRVVFASRHGELRRSTDILRTISVGETVSPTAFSLSVMNAMTGVFSIARQDRSASTALSAGPETLGYALLEGYAQYVSDPSAPVLVVYADETADPIFGEIQDEIEGGAVAVLISGDATTRLGCRLRPAAADPVATPIAARDGSFDDAGDDTAATVCATQSAAVLQALSGAAAVWQGASGQWCWSGIDA, encoded by the coding sequence ATGACCGATTTGCATTGGATCGTGCCGGTGGCGCGCTGGGCGGCCGTTCCGGCTGCGACGAAGGCAGCCACGGGGCTCGAATTTGTCGATCCGATGCTGCGTCGGCGTCTGTCGAATCTGTCGCGGATGGCACTGCTGGCTGCGGCCACGTGCCTGAAAGATTCGCCGATATCGAAACACTCCAACGCAGCGGGCGAGGGTGTTGCGTCGGCGACCGTCGCGACCGAAAGGGCAACGAAAGGCGTTCGTGTTGTATTTGCGTCACGTCATGGTGAACTGCGGCGCAGCACCGATATTCTGCGCACGATCAGCGTCGGGGAGACGGTATCGCCCACCGCTTTCAGCCTGTCCGTGATGAATGCGATGACCGGCGTGTTCAGCATCGCGCGGCAGGATCGGAGTGCCTCGACCGCGTTGTCGGCCGGCCCTGAAACGCTGGGGTATGCCTTGCTCGAAGGCTATGCGCAGTACGTCAGCGATCCGAGCGCGCCGGTATTGGTGGTATACGCCGACGAAACGGCCGACCCGATATTCGGTGAGATCCAGGATGAGATCGAGGGGGGCGCCGTCGCCGTCTTGATTTCGGGCGACGCAACGACCCGTCTCGGCTGTCGTTTGCGGCCTGCTGCGGCCGACCCGGTCGCCACGCCGATCGCGGCGCGCGATGGCAGCTTCGACGATGCGGGAGACGATACCGCCGCGACGGTGTGCGCGACGCAAAGCGCCGCCGTCCTGCAGGCGCTAAGCGGCGCGGCGGCGGTGTGGCAAGGGGCGTCGGGGCAGTGGTGTTGGAGCGGGATCGATGCATGA
- a CDS encoding GntR family transcriptional regulator: MVKRQAAQAQDASDGTARRAASRTPRIPKMTRAGGGAPEVADGPADQDLDSSAGPLGAIGRISLSERAYRQLRDMILDRQLASGDLLNEQRVADRLAMSRTPIREALLRLTGEGLLIRAGARSFSVRTVSSRTFFESMRVRETLEAQAIEWSVQRLSIETLDDLEARVHAIEHLPHAAAAHREVDDLLHRTLAEASGNAVLVQMILDMRLNARLFRVSSTLHRQQENHIEHLAILAALRARDAAGARHAMVQHIRGLQDDVIHAITG; the protein is encoded by the coding sequence ATGGTGAAGCGGCAAGCAGCGCAGGCGCAGGACGCGTCTGACGGGACGGCGCGGCGTGCTGCGTCACGCACGCCGCGTATTCCCAAAATGACGCGTGCCGGCGGCGGCGCGCCCGAGGTCGCGGACGGGCCGGCGGATCAGGATCTCGACAGCTCCGCCGGCCCGCTGGGCGCGATCGGGCGCATCAGCCTGAGCGAACGCGCCTATCGTCAACTGCGCGACATGATCCTCGATCGGCAGCTCGCATCGGGCGATCTGCTCAACGAACAGCGCGTGGCGGATCGATTGGCGATGTCGCGTACGCCGATCCGCGAAGCCTTGCTGCGCTTGACCGGTGAAGGCCTGCTGATTCGTGCCGGCGCCCGCAGTTTCTCGGTACGAACCGTCTCGTCACGGACGTTTTTCGAAAGCATGCGCGTGCGGGAAACGTTGGAAGCGCAGGCGATCGAATGGAGCGTCCAGCGTCTGAGCATCGAGACGCTGGACGACCTCGAAGCGCGTGTTCACGCGATCGAGCATCTGCCGCACGCGGCCGCCGCGCATCGGGAGGTCGACGACCTGTTGCATCGGACCCTCGCCGAGGCGTCCGGCAACGCCGTTCTCGTACAGATGATTCTGGACATGCGGCTCAATGCGCGACTTTTTCGCGTCAGCAGCACGCTGCACCGACAGCAGGAAAATCATATCGAGCACCTCGCCATCCTGGCAGCATTACGTGCGCGCGATGCCGCCGGCGCGCGCCATGCGATGGTGCAGCATATCCGTGGCCTGCAAGACGATGTGATTCACGCAATCACGGGCTGA
- a CDS encoding ABC transporter substrate-binding protein, with protein sequence MQQRARGEVAGQVLRVSRWVVKGGLVAAIGMIGVATQAQAACVSVPTDALIKPGILVMATNPTLPPLQYVDGQGALKGMRIELGAEIAKRLCLKPEYVKIDFDAMVPGLQSGRWDVINTGIFVTDARKKMMQMIPYENQAISLSTSKGNPLKIAKLDDLSGKTVGVEIGGFEEAQARQMIKDMQGRGLTPFTLRTFDSYGVAYQALAAKQVDAVVSIDAVAGGYQQKDGFTRALSGIAPTPVALAAKQAALAAAITKVLDEMQQDGSYAKLFARYGMQPFTTPIAIAQP encoded by the coding sequence ATGCAGCAGCGGGCACGGGGTGAAGTGGCAGGCCAGGTATTGCGCGTATCGCGTTGGGTGGTCAAGGGTGGCCTCGTCGCGGCGATCGGCATGATCGGCGTGGCAACGCAGGCTCAGGCAGCGTGTGTATCGGTGCCGACCGACGCATTGATCAAGCCGGGCATCTTGGTCATGGCGACCAATCCGACGCTGCCGCCGCTGCAGTATGTGGACGGTCAGGGAGCGCTGAAGGGGATGCGCATCGAACTGGGCGCGGAGATCGCCAAACGTCTGTGCCTGAAGCCGGAATACGTGAAGATCGATTTCGACGCGATGGTGCCGGGTTTGCAGTCGGGGCGCTGGGATGTCATCAACACCGGCATTTTCGTCACCGACGCGCGTAAGAAGATGATGCAGATGATCCCTTACGAAAACCAGGCGATCAGCCTGTCCACGTCCAAGGGCAATCCGTTGAAGATCGCCAAGCTCGACGATCTGTCGGGTAAGACCGTCGGTGTGGAAATCGGCGGGTTCGAGGAGGCGCAGGCACGTCAGATGATCAAGGATATGCAGGGTCGCGGCTTGACGCCGTTCACGCTGCGGACCTTCGACTCCTACGGCGTCGCCTATCAGGCGCTGGCGGCGAAGCAGGTGGATGCCGTGGTGTCGATCGACGCGGTGGCCGGCGGCTATCAGCAGAAGGACGGCTTCACGCGTGCCCTCAGTGGCATTGCGCCGACCCCGGTGGCGCTCGCCGCCAAGCAGGCCGCCTTGGCCGCCGCCATCACGAAGGTATTGGACGAGATGCAGCAGGACGGCAGCTATGCGAAGTTGTTCGCACGCTACGGCATGCAGCCGTTCACGACGCCGATCGCCATCGCGCAGCCCTGA
- a CDS encoding dihydrodipicolinate synthase family protein produces MAHTAFQGTYTVLITPFTEDGRQVDVAALRKLVNWQIEEGIHGLIPLGSTGEFLSLKDDERILVAQTVIDAAAGRVPVLLGTGMEWTDDAVARSKEAQELGADGVMVIPPFYSTPTEDELFAHYRAIGEAIDLPIMIYNNPATANVDMKPDLVSRLSRIDNVCYIKESTLEVTRVRDIVEACGDRMTVFAGILGYESMCVGARGWVAVCSNLLPKMSAELFERTAIDKDIDAGLAIYRKMLLIVRWVGGHRYVAASKAGLDMMGLPCGIPRAPRLPLPEADRVALRADLDALGVIGTLR; encoded by the coding sequence ATGGCCCATACCGCGTTTCAAGGCACCTATACGGTCCTGATCACCCCTTTCACCGAAGACGGCCGTCAGGTCGATGTCGCCGCATTGCGCAAGCTGGTGAACTGGCAGATCGAGGAAGGCATCCATGGGCTGATTCCGCTAGGCAGCACCGGCGAATTCCTGTCCTTGAAGGACGATGAGCGCATTCTGGTCGCCCAGACGGTGATCGATGCCGCTGCCGGGCGGGTCCCGGTCCTGCTCGGCACCGGCATGGAGTGGACCGATGACGCGGTGGCACGCTCCAAGGAGGCGCAGGAACTCGGTGCCGACGGCGTCATGGTCATCCCGCCGTTTTACAGCACGCCGACCGAGGACGAGCTGTTCGCGCACTATCGCGCGATCGGCGAGGCGATCGATTTGCCGATCATGATCTACAACAATCCCGCCACGGCCAATGTCGATATGAAGCCGGATCTGGTGTCGCGACTGTCGCGCATCGATAACGTTTGCTATATCAAGGAATCGACGTTGGAAGTGACCCGGGTGCGCGACATCGTCGAGGCCTGCGGGGATCGGATGACGGTGTTCGCCGGGATTCTTGGATACGAATCGATGTGCGTCGGCGCGCGCGGGTGGGTGGCGGTCTGTTCGAACCTGTTGCCGAAGATGTCCGCGGAATTATTCGAGCGCACCGCCATCGACAAGGATATCGATGCCGGGTTGGCGATCTACCGCAAGATGCTGCTGATCGTGCGGTGGGTCGGGGGACATCGCTATGTGGCGGCCTCGAAGGCGGGGCTGGATATGATGGGCTTGCCTTGCGGTATTCCGCGCGCGCCGCGGCTGCCGTTGCCGGAAGCGGATCGCGTCGCATTGCGCGCCGATCTCGATGCGTTGGGCGTGATCGGCACGCTGCGATAA
- a CDS encoding LysR family transcriptional regulator, translating to MNLKFLETFIWVAKLRSFSLAADKLHSTQAAISSRISVLEQELGNKLFTRDPKGVKLTRAGERVLLHAEQVAESMTRLRASLHDEKWAFGTIRVGAMDSAVHSWFVDFVADVMAHYPNLDIEVTSDTALTLNEQLRRGMLDIVIQTDMLRDETIRSMELLQLPVSWIAASHSPVVSDVAAWSRGTSADASADSSETADTADAADTGAPPRARKRAPTVPPDPTAGLRILGRERLITYSRHSRPHQDLLRLMQSYGISESRVSCVNSVAAMIQLTQAGFGVAAMPPVLVQSRLESGELRILDGLTAPPSLPFVIAWRSGTDWTERLVEIARESVRSYAEKLGPERVTLTV from the coding sequence GTGAATCTCAAATTCCTGGAAACCTTCATCTGGGTTGCGAAACTGCGCAGCTTCAGTCTGGCGGCCGATAAGCTCCATTCGACGCAAGCCGCTATTTCGAGCCGGATCTCGGTGCTCGAACAGGAATTGGGCAATAAACTTTTTACCCGTGATCCGAAAGGCGTCAAGCTGACGCGTGCCGGCGAGCGCGTGCTGCTGCATGCTGAGCAGGTCGCCGAATCGATGACGCGACTGCGCGCCTCCCTGCACGACGAAAAGTGGGCTTTCGGTACCATCCGCGTGGGGGCGATGGACAGCGCCGTGCATTCCTGGTTCGTCGATTTCGTCGCGGACGTCATGGCGCATTATCCGAATCTCGATATCGAGGTGACATCGGATACCGCCTTGACGCTAAACGAGCAATTGCGCCGCGGCATGCTCGACATCGTCATCCAGACCGATATGTTGCGCGACGAGACGATCCGCAGCATGGAGCTGCTGCAACTGCCGGTCAGCTGGATCGCCGCCTCGCATAGTCCCGTCGTGTCCGATGTCGCCGCGTGGTCGCGCGGGACGAGCGCCGATGCGTCGGCCGATAGTTCGGAGACGGCGGATACCGCCGACGCCGCCGATACCGGCGCGCCGCCGCGTGCGCGCAAGCGTGCACCGACGGTGCCGCCCGATCCGACGGCCGGTCTGCGGATATTGGGCCGCGAGCGGCTTATCACGTATTCCCGTCACTCTCGCCCGCATCAGGATCTGCTGCGACTGATGCAGTCGTACGGCATCAGCGAGTCGCGCGTCAGTTGCGTCAATTCCGTTGCCGCGATGATTCAGCTGACGCAGGCGGGTTTTGGCGTCGCCGCAATGCCGCCGGTACTCGTGCAGAGCCGCTTGGAAAGCGGCGAGCTGCGCATCCTGGATGGGCTGACCGCGCCGCCGTCGCTGCCCTTTGTCATCGCCTGGCGTTCCGGCACGGACTGGACCGAGCGGTTGGTCGAGATCGCGCGCGAATCGGTGCGCAGCTATGCCGAAAAACTCGGTCCGGAACGGGTCACGCTGACGGTGTGA
- a CDS encoding amino acid permease, whose protein sequence is MDPGAASIPTPAPTPGLHRGLKNRHIQLIALGGAVGTGLFLGIAQSIALAGPSVLLGYAIAGLISFFIMRQLAEMVVDEPVSGSFSYFAGKYCGNLAGTIAGWNYWTLYVLVSMAELSAVGVYLHFWWPQLPTWVAAAICFFLINGLNLLQVKAFGEVEFWFALIKVTVIVAMIAFGGWLLVSGQGGPQADVANLWRDGGFFPHGVGGLVAALAIIIFSFGGLELVGITAAEAEDPGRSIPKATNQVIYRILLFYVGALGILLSLYPWRQVSAGASPFVMIFSALGNRYLADVLNLVVLTAALSVYNSCVYANSRMLHGMAGQGRAPAWLGKVDRRGIPLAALGVSAGATAICVVLNYVMPGEALSLLMALVVSALMINWAMISVTHWRFRRAKAARGEQTAFRSLGYPITNLVCLAFMVLVLVVLWRDAQTRLSVWLIPLWLVLLTLGYRMARRRSGRRS, encoded by the coding sequence ATGGATCCCGGGGCGGCATCGATACCGACGCCGGCCCCGACGCCCGGACTGCATCGGGGCCTGAAGAACCGACATATCCAATTGATCGCTTTGGGCGGGGCCGTCGGAACGGGCCTGTTCCTCGGCATCGCGCAGTCGATCGCGCTGGCCGGACCGTCGGTGTTGCTGGGCTATGCGATTGCCGGATTGATCTCTTTTTTCATCATGCGGCAGTTGGCGGAAATGGTCGTCGACGAACCGGTGTCGGGCTCATTCAGTTACTTTGCCGGGAAATACTGCGGCAATCTGGCCGGTACGATCGCCGGCTGGAATTACTGGACCTTGTACGTGCTGGTCAGCATGGCCGAATTGAGCGCCGTCGGGGTCTATCTGCACTTTTGGTGGCCGCAATTGCCCACCTGGGTGGCGGCGGCCATCTGCTTTTTCCTGATCAACGGGCTGAACCTGTTGCAGGTGAAAGCCTTCGGTGAGGTGGAGTTCTGGTTCGCCTTGATCAAGGTGACCGTGATCGTGGCGATGATCGCTTTTGGCGGCTGGCTGCTCGTCAGCGGGCAGGGCGGCCCGCAGGCCGACGTCGCGAATCTCTGGCGTGACGGCGGTTTCTTCCCGCACGGCGTCGGTGGACTGGTCGCGGCGCTGGCCATCATCATCTTTTCCTTCGGTGGCCTGGAATTGGTCGGCATCACCGCGGCCGAAGCGGAGGATCCGGGTCGCAGTATTCCAAAAGCGACGAATCAGGTGATCTACCGCATCCTGCTGTTTTATGTCGGCGCACTCGGCATCCTGCTGTCGCTGTATCCCTGGCGTCAGGTCAGTGCTGGCGCCAGTCCCTTCGTCATGATTTTCAGTGCGCTGGGCAACCGCTATCTGGCCGATGTGCTGAATCTCGTCGTGTTGACCGCTGCGCTGTCGGTGTACAACAGTTGCGTTTATGCAAATAGCCGGATGCTGCATGGAATGGCCGGGCAGGGCCGCGCGCCGGCTTGGCTAGGCAAGGTCGATCGACGCGGCATTCCCTTGGCCGCCTTGGGCGTATCCGCCGGCGCGACGGCTATCTGTGTGGTGTTGAACTACGTGATGCCGGGCGAGGCGTTGTCCCTGCTGATGGCGCTGGTGGTATCGGCCTTGATGATCAACTGGGCCATGATCAGCGTCACGCACTGGCGTTTCCGACGGGCCAAGGCGGCGCGCGGCGAGCAGACGGCGTTCCGTAGCCTCGGTTATCCGATCACGAATCTCGTCTGCCTCGCATTTATGGTCCTGGTGCTCGTCGTGCTCTGGCGCGACGCCCAGACGCGGCTGTCGGTGTGGCTGATCCCGCTCTGGCTGGTGCTCCTGACGCTCGGTTATCGGATGGCGCGACGTCGGTCTGGACGCCGCAGCTGA
- a CDS encoding glyoxylate/hydroxypyruvate reductase A produces the protein MVLLVKSGGPAALPEWQALFGEVLPDVTVKGWDDADVDPLSVRYVLVWEPTQGRIAQFPNLELVLSTAAGVDHILADTALPTHLDIIRMVTEETSTRMADFVTMASYALLREMPQLVSAQREGRWDEARLGGVAKETPVAILGLGELGSVAAARLAANGFPVLGWSRTQKSLPGVACHSGEAGLDRVLAQARIVVNLLPDTAQTKDLFGAALFAKLPRGASVINAGRGAQLDTAALLAALDSGQVGAAILDVFKVEPLPQDDPLWRHPHVIVTPHVASDASRKEKARQAALNIRAHQAGAAIVHRFDRARGY, from the coding sequence ATGGTGTTGCTGGTGAAATCGGGTGGACCGGCGGCGTTGCCAGAGTGGCAGGCGCTGTTTGGGGAAGTCTTGCCGGACGTGACGGTGAAAGGCTGGGACGATGCCGACGTCGATCCGCTGTCGGTGCGCTATGTGCTCGTGTGGGAGCCGACGCAGGGCCGCATCGCGCAGTTTCCGAATCTGGAATTGGTGCTGAGCACGGCCGCGGGCGTCGATCACATCCTTGCCGATACGGCGCTGCCGACGCACCTCGACATCATTCGGATGGTGACCGAGGAAACGTCGACGCGGATGGCGGACTTCGTCACGATGGCCAGCTATGCTTTGCTGCGCGAGATGCCGCAGTTGGTGTCCGCGCAGCGCGAGGGCCGCTGGGACGAGGCGCGCCTGGGTGGCGTCGCCAAAGAGACGCCGGTGGCGATCCTCGGACTGGGCGAGCTGGGCAGTGTCGCCGCCGCCCGTCTCGCCGCCAATGGTTTCCCCGTTCTGGGATGGTCGCGCACGCAAAAGTCTTTGCCCGGGGTGGCGTGCCACAGCGGCGAAGCCGGCCTGGACCGCGTGCTGGCGCAGGCGCGTATCGTCGTCAATCTGTTGCCCGATACGGCGCAGACGAAGGACCTCTTCGGCGCGGCGCTGTTCGCGAAACTGCCGCGCGGCGCGAGCGTGATCAATGCCGGCCGGGGCGCGCAACTCGATACCGCGGCCCTGCTGGCGGCGCTCGACAGCGGGCAGGTGGGCGCGGCGATCCTCGACGTGTTCAAGGTCGAACCGCTGCCGCAGGACGACCCGCTGTGGCGTCACCCGCACGTCATCGTCACGCCGCATGTCGCCTCCGATGCGTCGCGCAAGGAGAAGGCGCGGCAAGCGGCGCTGAACATCCGCGCCCACCAGGCCGGCGCGGCGATCGTCCATCGCTTCGACCGCGCGCGCGGCTATTGA